The sequence below is a genomic window from Methanobacterium sp. Maddingley MBC34.
ATGGTATTCAGTAACAAGGACTTTCTGTTTTTTTATTAAAAGTTGTTGAATCTTCTTTGGGAATGAAGAAATTATCTTTTATAATAAAAATATCATTCTCATCGAAACTTATACGGAAATTATCATGGCACAATCCCAATTCTTTCAGAGAACTTCGAATGACTGCCAGGTTGGATACACTGTATGGGAAATTCGTCCAAACCATATTAGCACCATCATCTAGTTGTTTTTCCATTTTTTCTAATTCTTTCATGACGGTTATTTTTTCAATGGATTTGTTTCTCATATTGACACCTATATGAAATACTTAAGGCTTTTTTTTGAAATTCTGGAAAATATATCAAAATAGGATTATAGGGGGCACCAGGGTGGATAGGGTACATTTGAGCGATTTAAATTAATAACTTAGATGCCCCTTATAAGTTTGCCAGGAGGGATCTTTGGGATCCCCACTGGAGACGTCTTGCAGGAGGAAAATGGCAAGTTCATCGATTAATACAAAAACACCTCTCATCACCCTTGAAGTAATAATTAATTTGGTGTTATTCGTACAATCATGGGATTGTGGCCCTTCCTATTTAAGACTTTCTATTTATTTTTTATTATTACTATTTTGTAGGTAGGGGAGTTAATGTATTAAAAAAATCATTGATGGGTCCTTTCTGTACTGTGTATGTCGTGGCTTAGAAATTGTTTGGCTGATTACTAAGAAATGAGTATAAAAAAATGAATATTATCAGGGATCTGATTGCATGTTGATTGTTGCGAGGTTGGGTATTCAGATCCCTGATCCTCTCCGTTGTGGCAAAACAATGGGAGTTAAAATGGTTGTAGGCAATTATGCATTAATTGATCTGGTATAAATAGTTAATCATTAAATCATGTATAGTATTACTAAATGAAATCTTGATGTGGGTTTAATATTGGTATTATGGGTTATAATTGTGTCAATTGGTTATTGGCTGGTAATTAATGATTATTGAGAAACTAATTTGTAATACTTTTTGTAGATTAATAAATACATTTATAAAGGGGAATATCTAATTATCATGGGACTTAATCTGGCCTGTGGTTCGAGTTCCATTTTCAAAACCAGAACCTTACAAAGACCAAGAGACCTAAAATTTGAAATTTGGGTATTTTTATTTATTACATGGTCTTATTTTTTTTTTAAAAACTAATTGGTTTTTCTGTATTTTTATCTTATATTTTTTATTTTAAAGATAAAAATGAGATGATTAACGTTTTTGAACTGCCAATGCAAACAACTGGATTCCCACTTGTGGGATTGGTGCTGGCTGTTTTGATGTTTGCAGGTGGAATCATCAGATCCAAAAAATAAACCATTTTCCCCCATTTCTTTTTTTAAATGATATTATCGTGTATTGAGTTTAAAAATTTATATTTGTATTACAATTCATGGTTTAAAATGCAATAATGTAATAACAAACAATATATATATAATAATCAAAGAAATTTTAACATTCATGATAAAGGAGATGATGTTATTAAACAGATAAAAGAAGAAGGTATACTTCTGATATTAGTGATAGCAATTGCTTTTTGTTTTTGTGGCGCAGTTACAGCACACCCTGGGCATGGAACCCCTATAGAGGTGCCTACTGACTCTGGAACAGGTGATAGTACTGATACTGGTACTACTGACACGGGTTCAACAGGATCTACTTCTTCAGGAACAGATTCAGGCACTACTTCAACAGATACAAGTTCATCAAGCGGAGTTTCTACTGGTAGCACTTCAAGAAGTACAGGAAGTAGTGGAGGAACCAGTTCAGACCAAACAGCAACTGACAGCCCTGCAACTGACAACAACAATGCCACCACAACTTCTGCAAGCGGTTCTGAAGAGGTTACCGGAAATACTGGATCTTCAAATACCTCACCAGGGGGTCCTGCTGCATTGATCGGATTAATGGTGGTCATTGGATTAATCACCATGTCTTTCCCATACAAAGAAGATGGTACGTTAGGAAAGCTACAAATGAATCTTTTTGGCAGATAAGAAACAATCCAATCACATTCGGAGAAAACTGGAATAAAATAAATTCTTTTATTGGATTCCATAGTTTCACCTATAGTTTTTTATTCAATCTGAATTTTTAAAAAAAATAAAGGAGGTTATAAATTTGCATTTACCTGATGGCCTTATACCATTATGGCAGGCTGCAATCTACTGGATTTTAACCGTTGCGGTGCTGGCCTTATACATGTACAAACTTTCAAAAACCGAGGAAAAGGAGAAAATAATTGTAAACACCGCTATACTGGCAGCAGTAACCATAGTTGCATCCTCAATATCAATACCCTCTCCATTTGGGGTACCTATTCACTTGTTTATAATACCACTGGTGGTAATTTTACTCGGACCTCTAAGTGGGGTTACTGTAGCTTTCTTATGCTTCTTAGTACAGTTTTTATTCCTGGGAATGGGAGGTATAACCTCTTTAGGTGCTAATGTAGTGACCATGGGAATAGTGATGAGTTTTTCAACCTATTACTTCTACAAATTCACGAAAGAACTGGATGATCGGTTGAGTATTTTCTCAGGAACATTCATGGGGATAATCATGGCCACCATAACTCAGGTTGTAATATTGCTGATTGCGGGTGTTGCCACCCTTGAAGTTTTAATGGCCACACTGGTGCCATTTTATCTTTTTGTGGGTGTTATTGAGGGCATTATCAATGTGTTCATAATCCTGTCAATATTTAAACTAAAACCGGAACTGGCAAAGGTGGAACAAATATAAAGTGGAGTTATTGTGATGATTAATCTAAAACAAATAGGAATTTTAATCCTGATACTTGTTGCATTCATGGTGCCCGTGAGTGCCCACGGGGTGCATGTAACCACCAATGAGTCAAACATTATTATAGCAGATAATTCCACTGGAAAAATGGCCAGATCAGTGGTGGATGAAATGGGAGTTAACGTCACTGTTTATAAATTTGCATCAGCCGATGATGTTACCCATGAACTGGAACACGCCCTCGATGATTCAAATAAGAAGATCCTGGCAGTGGCTTACACAGACACAGTTAAACAATTCATAAGTCAGCATCCAGAAGTTTCTAGCCGAATTATGGTGGCAGATGCCAATGAAAATTCCATCCAGCAGGGTTTAACCAAGTTAAACGTTGCCGGATCTACCAGTGCTGGTTTTTTAACACCATTACTATCCGGTCTATTAATTGGACTGGTCTTTGGACTGGGAATTGGTGCAGTGTGGATGAAGAGGAAGCTAGTTTAAAGTGAAATATCCTATTTTCAAGTAGTAATATTCTTCTCTTGAGATTTAAATATCCTCTGACTTCAAAAGGGTTAAAGGAACTTTTCCAGTAATTCTGGCTCAAGAGTAACCACTTTCAACTAATATTAGTACAAATTACCATTTTAAACTTATCGATTACATGTTAATTTAATTATTTAGGAGGGATTTAGGTGATTAGAATTAGTATGTCTTTACCTCGAAAGTTGCTTGAAGAATTCGATGAGATTCTTCATGATAGGGGTTATAATTCAAGATCTAAGGGAATCAGAGATGCCCTGGAGGATTACATAATACGTTATCAGTGGATGAATGAGATGGAAGGAGAAAGAATGGGCACGTTAGCTGTAATATTCGAATACCACTACACTGGTGTCCTGAAAGATCTTGCTAACATTCAGCATGATTTCCGAAATCAGATAACTGCAGTTATGCGCACTGAAATAGGTGAAAAGTATTGCCAGGAAATTATAGTAGTAAAGGGGGATGTGAAACACATCCGTGATCTGACAGAAAAAATTAAAAGCCTCAAAGGTGTTGAGCACGTCAAATTAACCAGTACAGTCAGTAAGGAAAGTCATCAATAAAAAAACGCAAACTATTAAATTTGGTATATAATTTCCATTTCGCCTAATTTTATTAAGTTTCAGTGTTGATGAAAATGAAAACACTTTTAAAATAATTTTTCTTTTTTTAGTAACTGATTTAGTTTAATCTTTATTTTATTATTTTGGCCTATTGGTTTCTTATACAAGTTTAAAGAGTTCAATTGCTTTAAAAGAACATATGCATTATGTCTCATTATCCGTAATATTAATATTATTATAATTCTGTCATTTATATAACAATAATAATATATATGTTATTATTAAGATTAGTATTGGTGTTTTTATTATTTTCATAAAAATTTCTATATGAAGGTGAAAATGTGATGAAAAAAGGAGTAATTGTATTGGTGGTTTTAATGGCGGTGATTTTCTGTGGGAATGTTTCAGCTATGTATCAATATCAACTCTCATATCCACCAGAGACATATCAACCGGATATGCCAACAATGATAACTGAAGAAGATTGGGTAACTGAAGAAGATTGGAATAATCTTTTGGCTGGAGGAAGTGGATCAAGTAATGTTCAAGAATATATAAACAGGGCAAATTCTTATTCCCAGGAAAATGTTGTACAGGAGGGTTCGAATATTCAAAGCGGTGATTCATCTCAGGGAACTTCCACTGGTTCATCTGCATCCCCTGGATCATCACCATCTGCGGATTCAACTGGATCTACTCCTGGTACTGCAGTTAATAATTCTCCGAATACTGCCACAACGCAATCAGGAACTCCAACAGATGATAATGGTAAATCTGATGAATCTTCCAAAATAGGAACTCAGAGCTCCAATGACACGCCATGGGGTGCTTATGCTGTGGGGGGAATTATTTCCGTTCTGGCCATAGGTGCCATTGGATTTTACTTCAAAGGCACTAAGTTCGGAAGATAAATTAAAAACAATGTTCCCCTATTTTTCTTTTTTTACCACTAATTCAGTTCGTGTTTTGGTTTTTATGTAATAATCCATTGTTTACAACATATTTTTTATTGTTATATTATTAAAAATAGAGATTTTGTTGAGTAATGTGGGTTTTTTGAGTATTAAATACTTCTGAGTCTTTTTCCATTAATTATATTGATACTATGTGAGTAATAAAAAAACTGTCCAAATCAAGAATTTTGTATGATTATATATATTTTTATTACGATTATGAATGATATTAGCTCTTTAGTAATAACATAAATCTTATATATAGTATTACAACAATATAACGCCGTGATGAATATATATCGATTGAATATGTGTTCAAAAACAAAATCAAAAAATTTAAAAGGAGGTGAAAAGATGAGAAAACAAGGAGTAATACTAGTAATAGCGACTTTAATGGCAATGATTCTTTGTGGGGCAGTTTCTGCTACAGATTCATCTACTACTGGGGGTGAGGGCAATCTTTCTGATGTAAATAATTCTGAAGCTGTTGACCCAATTCTCTGGGTGAATGTGGGATATGAGTATGCAGATGATAAGATTAACCCTGAAATTGCAGTAACAGATTCCAATAATGACAGTGTAGCTTTCAATAAGACAAAGTACTCAGATACACTCTACAAGTTGAACTTTACCTATGCTGGTGTTACCAATGGGACCCTGTTTAATGTGATTGTCAGAGCGCCAGGTTACATAGCTCAAACTCAACAGGTAGCGGTTAATCAGGCCGGGACAGATCCAGAGTTTATTGGAACTGTAGATTTTGACATGCAGGCCACCGAGAACTACAAACTGGGTCGGCAGATCACTGCAGCCGCAGACAACTTACTGCACTTTGCAAGCGCAGATGATGTGCTATGCATAACCACTGCTGGTTTGGCTTACCGTAATGGTACTACCACTGAAGATTGTTTAGAAGGTATTTTGAACGGTTCTCATGGTGAAATCAGCTATGGTCAGGGTAATCTGTTAACATTCCAGTCAATCCGAACAGATCCTGTGGATTTCTGTTTCGTTGTCCGTAATGGAAGCTCATTAACTGCAGCTTTCTTCAAAAACGGTACACTAACCCCAGCATACTTCGGAACTTTCTCCGCCATTGACCAGACCTTATGGGAAAACACCATTACAACAACCCTAGGTGAACATGCCTTTGGTTATGTCAGTCTGGCTGACGCATGGAAAGAAGGACTCTCAACAGACCTACTAAGACAAGCTGCCTATCACGGCCATGTTTGTTTAGGTACACTCAGTGGACAGGCTATGATAAGTCTTCTTCTGAAATATTATCCACCTGGAGTGTATGGAAATTCTGGAGAACTGGAAGCAACAAGTTACAGGGCTGTTAGTTCACCTGGTAACTCAGATGACGATGCATACATATATTCTCTGGATTTAACCACTGGAAAACGTTCTTGGGTAGGTTATAATACTGCAGAAGACAACATGGTTGGATTCATCCGCTGGTGCGACACCACCAAACGAGGAACCCTCATAATAATGAGATTCAATGAAGAAGCCGTGCTCCAGTTATACAAGCAACAAACAGGTAATAACGCATATACTGGCATAGCTGGTGAATTAGCTTTCAACACATGGTTAATCAACAAATTAGAAAACGACCCAGACTCTTTAGTTGAGATTCTGTATGTTTTTGAAAATATAACCCCAGCAATCCACAACAACCTCACTGGAGGAGTAGACTCCAAAAAAGTAGTATGTAATGCCCTTGGGTTGGACATGGACTACATACTCGGATTGAATTTAACCAATGTAGCAAACCAGAGAGTTGCCACCAACTACACAACTGGAAACCTGACTCTTGATCAGATTAAACAGATCGGTATCGATGCTGCCAATATGGCCATTGCATTGTTTGCTGCAGAAGGTATTGATCTGGAAAAAGATGACTATGAACTTACAGTCTTCACCAGTGCCGGTTATGTGCGTGTCAATGAACAGGTAATGGACATGACCATGGATGGAATCTACCAAGTATTAGGATCCCGACTATCCCGAGCAACCCTACTACCAGTGCACAATGCCCGATACAACCCATTATACTTCCAGTTCAGTCTGGAAAAAGATGGGAAAGTCATCAGTAAAACCCTAACCTACAACTCAACAGATGGATCATTTATAGCCAAAAACGGATCATCATGTATCATAGATCAGGTAATTCTCTATGACCCGCCATATGATTCCTTAATGGCTTGGTTATGGCACAACCATGTCTGTGGTGGTAGTTCTCCAGGGTACATAATCACTGATTGGATCTACGATAATTTCCCTCTTGGGGCAGATGAACAATATGCAATGATAACTGCTTCTGTCAGTTGCAGAGATGACATATATACTTACCTCTTAGGGCTTTCCCCAGGGCAAGGAAACTACTACAGCGAACGAATGACTAGTGATTCAACAGGTAATGATATCCTGATTCTAAGTATCTACGACAGTACAACTAACACCAGAAGAGTAATAGTAGTAAATTACCAGGGTCCACACTTTACCGATGGTGACCCTTATGAGAACTACATAAAACTTTACAAAATACTTCAAAAATACGACGATTGGAACTCACCTGAGTGTCAGGAGGAGTTAAAAACTCTAACAAACATGGATAGGGCACCTTCAATAACCAAGACTGTAGATACCTATTCAACTGAAGAAGAGTGGAATAGTATGATATCCGGTAATGCATTAGAGGTCGCAAAGAGCATACCTGACCGTACCAAGGAGGATCTCATACGCCTCATGAGTGGTTCACAAACTTCTAATGGGGATTCAACTTCTCAGGGAACTGGATCTTTATTCAGCACAGCTAATGGAAGTAATGGCTTATTTGGGCTATCAAATGGGTCTAACACTTCTGGAGTTAATGTCAGTGCAGCTACTGTAACTAACTCAACCACTAGCTCTGTTGGAGCTCAACCAGGTGAAGCAAAAGCCTACGAAGTTACTCAGGCTGGTGCACAAGGTTCAGAAGGAACTCCATGGGGGCTTTATGCCGTTGTTGGAGTGATAGCTGTTCTAGCATTAGGTGGAGTTGGATTCTTCTACAAAGGTGGTAAGTTCTAGTCAATAAAAACAATTTTTCCCTTTTTTTCTTTTTTTCTTAAAATGCAGTCTTAAAAATTTTATTCTAATTTCCAAGAAATACAGGGTAAAAATCAGGATAAACAACTAATAATAATCCTACTTTTCCATATTGCTATTTTCATAATGGTTTAATCTCTCTTTTAATCAAAGATGTACTACTTCTTCTCAATGTAATAATAGTTTTTTTGTTTTTTCACTTTTTAGTATTACACTTAATTTGGTATTACTTAAGCTTTGATTTCGACTTAAAAGTAATAATAAGAAAGATTTAGATAGTATTATATAGTGTGGTAAATATTTATTATATCATTCATGAGTTATGGGGGAATTGAAACTCGATATGGGAATTGGTGAAATAATATTGAACATAGCCTGGGAGAAACTGGATAAAAAGAATAAAAAAGATTGAATTGGCGATTTTTTTGTAATATTAGTTAAAAGGAGTTTTTTTATGATGGAATCAAGAGGAGCGAAATGGAATGATTCTTAAAAAAGGAATAGAGAATGGTAAAGAAGTGAAACGCAAAACAATATTAGTTATTTTATCGTTGTTTTTTGTGTTGATTTTGTGTGGAACGGTATCAGCTGACACACCTGCCATTAATGACAGTACTAATGGTAGTGTTAATGATACTAGTAACACAGCAACCTCTCATGAGGTTTCTGGACAAGATTGTCTGCCCACAGTGGCTAACGGCACGATACATGGTGAAGTATATATATCCTCCATTGCAGATTGGCCAGGCAGCAATCCTGATACATTTACAGTGCCTAACGGAACTGTTGTCTTTGCAAGGTACTATACTGGGGTTTGGATGGGTACAGCCACCACAACGTTCAATGGCCATGATGTACCCATTAACGGAAGTTATTCATCCGGCATGGGAGTTACTTGGATATCATATGATGTAACGAGCTATGTCATCCCTGGTGGACTGAACACGGCGAGCTCATCTTCATCGGGTAGTGACGGTAGACAATACGGTAACACCTTGGTGGTGGTACTACAAAACGAAACCAAACCTTTAATTGAATACTGGATCACAGAAGGTCTGGACTGGTTAAATTATAATCCTCCTTCTGTGGACTGGTCAAACACAACCATTGCAGGAACTGTTAACCAGGCTAATGTGCAGAACGCCAGTCTTTATTCAGTCCACCTCACTGGATACAATTATGAAGACATAAATGGCCACACATTACCTAGCCCATCTGAACATGTTAGTGGAAGTTACTTTGATGCTCTCCGCTGGGACAATATTCAGGGGTTACTGGTAGCTGAAAATCAGAGCATAAATGTGGGCCGAGGTGATGACACATATACTTCTCCAGTATTCCATGCCTTAACACTAACCTTCAAAGCAGCGGATCTGGTACCAACAAACCTGACACCTACCTTAGTGGTTCCCAACATTAGCAACACCCTCATTGCAACCATCAAAAATCAGGGAGACAAAGATTCAACAGCATTTAATGTGTCACTCATGGTGGATGGCACGGCAGTGGACACACAAACTGTTTCTAGCCTGGCACTTGGAAGTAGTACAACTGTTGATTTTCATTGGACACCTGATGGCACCAAAGGTAGTTACAACTTGACGGTGTTTGTCGATCCAGAAAATACAATAGATGAATCAGGAGAAATCAACAACTCACTTGAAGTGCTCGTAGGCACAACTACCGCATCTGCTCCTGTTGCAGAGTTCACATCTAACACCACTAGTGGTGATGAACCACTTGATGTATATTTCATTGATCAATCAAACAATTCACCGACTTCATGGCTTTGGGACTTTGGTGATGGAAGTAATAGTACAGATCAAAACCCTATGCATCCTTACACCATACCTGGAGTTTATAATGTGAATCTTACAGTAACCAATGTTGGAGGTTCCAATTCCACTCGTAAAAATGGTTATATCACGGTTAATGCAGTCACACCAGTTGCAAGCTTCACAACCAACACCACAAGTGGTGCTATACCACTCACTGTACAATTCAACGACACATCCTCGCACGTGCCAACGGAATGGTTCTGGGACTTTGGCGACGGAACCAACAGTACTGATCAGAACCCCCTACACACTTACAATAATGCAGGAACATATACTGTTAAGCTCACAGCCAGCAATGCAGTGGGAAACAACACTATTGAAAAATCTAACCTTATCACATCCATAACAACGCCAGTATCAAACTTCACAGCAACAACCACCATTGGTAATGCACCATTTACAGTAACCTTCACGGACCAATCTACTAACACTCCCACTTCCTGGTTATGGAATTTTGGTGATGGAACCACTTCGACTAGCCAGAACCCAACACACACCTACTCTACCCTTGGAACTTATTATGTGATGTTAACAGCTGCCAACATCGCAGGAAACAACACAACAACAAAGACGGGATACATAACAACTCTAACAAGAATTGGACCAGTATGGGCATCCAAATCTGAATGGTATTTATATGTTGGAAGTGGCAATCCAAATCGCATTGCAAATCCTGCATTAGCTGACCTCGATGGTGATGGAGACTACGACCTATTAATAGGCCTAGAAAGTGGTATCTGCTATGCTTACGAGAACACA
It includes:
- a CDS encoding ABC-type Co2+ transport system, permease component (PFAM: Cobalt uptake substrate-specific transmembrane region~TIGRFAM: cobalamin biosynthesis protein CbiM), which produces MHLPDGLIPLWQAAIYWILTVAVLALYMYKLSKTEEKEKIIVNTAILAAVTIVASSISIPSPFGVPIHLFIIPLVVILLGPLSGVTVAFLCFLVQFLFLGMGGITSLGANVVTMGIVMSFSTYYFYKFTKELDDRLSIFSGTFMGIIMATITQVVILLIAGVATLEVLMATLVPFYLFVGVIEGIINVFIILSIFKLKPELAKVEQI
- a CDS encoding transcriptional regulator (CopG/Arc/MetJ DNA-binding and metal-binding domain containing protein) (PFAM: Ribbon-helix-helix protein, copG family; NikR C terminal nickel binding domain), giving the protein MIRISMSLPRKLLEEFDEILHDRGYNSRSKGIRDALEDYIIRYQWMNEMEGERMGTLAVIFEYHYTGVLKDLANIQHDFRNQITAVMRTEIGEKYCQEIIVVKGDVKHIRDLTEKIKSLKGVEHVKLTSTVSKESHQ
- a CDS encoding protein containing a metal-binding domain shared with formylmethanofuran dehydrogenase subunit E (PFAM: FmdE, Molybdenum formylmethanofuran dehydrogenase operon); protein product: MRKQGVILVIATLMAMILCGAVSATDSSTTGGEGNLSDVNNSEAVDPILWVNVGYEYADDKINPEIAVTDSNNDSVAFNKTKYSDTLYKLNFTYAGVTNGTLFNVIVRAPGYIAQTQQVAVNQAGTDPEFIGTVDFDMQATENYKLGRQITAAADNLLHFASADDVLCITTAGLAYRNGTTTEDCLEGILNGSHGEISYGQGNLLTFQSIRTDPVDFCFVVRNGSSLTAAFFKNGTLTPAYFGTFSAIDQTLWENTITTTLGEHAFGYVSLADAWKEGLSTDLLRQAAYHGHVCLGTLSGQAMISLLLKYYPPGVYGNSGELEATSYRAVSSPGNSDDDAYIYSLDLTTGKRSWVGYNTAEDNMVGFIRWCDTTKRGTLIIMRFNEEAVLQLYKQQTGNNAYTGIAGELAFNTWLINKLENDPDSLVEILYVFENITPAIHNNLTGGVDSKKVVCNALGLDMDYILGLNLTNVANQRVATNYTTGNLTLDQIKQIGIDAANMAIALFAAEGIDLEKDDYELTVFTSAGYVRVNEQVMDMTMDGIYQVLGSRLSRATLLPVHNARYNPLYFQFSLEKDGKVISKTLTYNSTDGSFIAKNGSSCIIDQVILYDPPYDSLMAWLWHNHVCGGSSPGYIITDWIYDNFPLGADEQYAMITASVSCRDDIYTYLLGLSPGQGNYYSERMTSDSTGNDILILSIYDSTTNTRRVIVVNYQGPHFTDGDPYENYIKLYKILQKYDDWNSPECQEELKTLTNMDRAPSITKTVDTYSTEEEWNSMISGNALEVAKSIPDRTKEDLIRLMSGSQTSNGDSTSQGTGSLFSTANGSNGLFGLSNGSNTSGVNVSAATVTNSTTSSVGAQPGEAKAYEVTQAGAQGSEGTPWGLYAVVGVIAVLALGGVGFFYKGGKF